The genomic DNA AAGGCCAACAAGCATTGGGGGTATTGGAACGAGATCGTGTTTCTTTAACCGCAACGTCTAATGAGATTATTCAAGCTCTTCCTATAAAAGAAGGAAGCGAAGTAAAGCAAGGCGAAGTGCTTGTCCAGTTTGATGCCAGTAAACAGCAAGCAGCATTAGAAAAATCAATTGCTGACCAAGATAAAGCAAAGGCAGCATTAGAAAAACTACTGAATGGTGAGCGTATTGAAGATGTAGAAGCGGCGAGAGCCAATTTAAATAATGCACAAGCCAAACGTATTGATGCGCAAAAAAGTTATCAGCGTATGGCCCAATTAGTGAAAAAGAAACTTGCTTCACCATCGGAGCTTGATAATGCATTAGCCGAAAGAGATGCAGCAATCGCATCAGTGAATGCGTATCAACAAACGTGGAAAAAACTGTCATCGGGTGCTCGCCAAGAAGATATTGATGAGGCAAAAGCCACATTATTATCCGCGCAAGCGAACGTAAAGTTACAACAGTATTACGTTAACGAATTGACAGTGATCGCAACTCGATCGGGGCTTCTCGATTCTTTGCCTTATAACCAAGGAGAGCGAGTGCCAGTGAATGGTGTTGTAGCGATTATTCAAACCGATTCAGTTCCTTATGCTCGGGTTTATGTGCCAGAACCT from Vibrio casei includes the following:
- a CDS encoding HlyD family secretion protein, with product MSKIWIVFFVGLLPACTPEGQQALGVLERDRVSLTATSNEIIQALPIKEGSEVKQGEVLVQFDASKQQAALEKSIADQDKAKAALEKLLNGERIEDVEAARANLNNAQAKRIDAQKSYQRMAQLVKKKLASPSELDNALAERDAAIASVNAYQQTWKKLSSGARQEDIDEAKATLLSAQANVKLQQYYVNELTVIATRSGLLDSLPYNQGERVPVNGVVAIIQTDSVPYARVYVPEPFRARITVGKKLKVHVDGIDETFSGQIRWVSVDPAFTPYNNMSEQDRSRLVYLTEIDLPTSAQRLPAGIPVQVDLESL